One region of Zingiber officinale cultivar Zhangliang chromosome 7B, Zo_v1.1, whole genome shotgun sequence genomic DNA includes:
- the LOC122003478 gene encoding myb-related protein 308-like, with protein sequence MGRSPCCEKAHTNKGAWTKDEDQLLVAYIKAHGEGCWRSLPKAAGLQRCGKSCRLRWINYLRPDLKRGNFTEEEDELIIKLHGVLGNKWSVIAGRLPGRTDNEIKNYWNTHVKRKLIARGLDPRTHLPINGGSEPSSLSSDRRMALALSKDESSSAEDRQSSDLNLNLAISLPRASPKSSSASSEDLLSEAEAAPASVHARTICFCYHLGYRASEACSCHTSYGDNFGCLYRPLRERQQTT encoded by the exons ATGGGCAGATCTCCTTGCTGCGAGAAGGCGCACACCAACAAAGGAGCATGGACTAAGGATGAAGACCAGTTGCTCGTTGCCTACATCAAAGCCCATGGCGAAGGCTGCTGGAGATCTCTCCCTAAAGCTGCAG GTCTTCAAAGGTGCGGCAAGAGTTGTCGGCTCCGGTGGATAAACTACCTCCGGCCGGACCTCAAGCGCGGCAACTTCACCGAGGAAGAGGACGAGCTCATCATCAAACTCCACGGCGTGCTCGGTAACAA ATGGTCAGTGATAGCCGGCCGATTACCCGGGagaaccgacaacgagatcaagAACTACTGGAACACCCACGTCAAGCGCAAGCTCATCGCTCGAGGGCTGGACCCCCGAACACACCTTCCGATCAACGGCGGTTCCGAACCCTCCTCCCTTTCGTCCGACCGGCGAATGGCCTTAGCGTTGTCCAAAGACGAGTCGTCGTCCGCAGAAGACAGGCAGAGCAGCGACCTCAACCTCAACCTCGCCATTAGCCTTCCTCGCGCCTCTCCCAAGTCCTCCTCCGCTTCGTCGGAGGATTTGCTTTCGGAAGCAGAGGCCGCTCCGGCGTCTGTTCACGCCCGAACTATTTGCTTCTGTTACCATCTCGGTTACCGAGCGAGCGAGGCCTGTAGCTGCCACACGAGTTACGGCGACAATTTTGGTTGCCTTTATCGGCCTCTCAGAGAAAGGCAGCAGACTACTTGA